A genome region from Cucurbita pepo subsp. pepo cultivar mu-cu-16 chromosome LG02, ASM280686v2, whole genome shotgun sequence includes the following:
- the LOC111787831 gene encoding cellulose synthase A catalytic subunit 2 [UDP-forming]-like: MDTKGRLIAGSHNRNEFVLINADEVARVTSVKELSGQICQICGDEVEVTVDGEPFVACNECAFPVCRPCYEYERREGNQACPQCKTRYKRLKGSPRVEGDEEEDDIDDLENEFDIANKDPNSLSEAMLYPHLAVGRGSHANGYGNTGSDLDSSVPTDIPLLTYGQEDAGISSDKHALIIPPFISRGKKVHPVPFTDSPMSANPRPMDPKKDLAVYGYGTVAWKERMEDWRKKQNERLQVIKHEGGGGKGDDEFDDTDLPMMDEGRQPLSRKLPISSSKINPYRMIIVLRIVILCLFFHYRILHPVYEAYGLWLTSVICEIWFAASWILDQFPKWCPIVRETYLDRLSLRYEKDGKPSELASIDIYVSTVDPLKEPPLITANTVLSILAVDYPVDKVSCYVSDDGAAMLTFEALSETSEFARKWVPFCKKFNIEPRAPEWYFAQKVDYLKNKVDPTFVRERRAMKRDYEEFKVRINGLVAMAQKVPEDGWTMQDGTPWPGNNVRDHPGMIQVFLGQNGVRDLEGNELPRLVYVSREKRPGFDHHKKAGAMNALVRVSAIISNAPYILNVDCDHYINNSKALREAMCFMMDPISGKRICYVQFPQRFDGIDRHDRYSNRNVVFFDINMKGLDGIQGPIYVGTGCVFRRQALYGYDAPAKKKAPRRTCNCLPKWCCCCCGTRKKTKPKTSDKKKLKTKDTSKQIHALENIEEGIEGIDNEKSSLMPQVKFEKKFGQSPAFIASTLMEDGGVPGGGTSASLLKEAIHVISCGYEDKSEWGKEVGWIYGSVTEDILTGFKMHCHGWRSVYCIPKRPAFKGSAPINLSDRLHQVLRWALGSVEILLSRHCPIWYGYGCGLKWLERFSYINSVVYPLTSIPLIAYCTLPAVCLLTGQFIVPELSNYASIIFMALFISIAATGILEMQWGGVGIHDWWRNEQFWVIGGASSHLFALFQGLLKVLAGVNTNFTVTSKGGDDGEFSELYLFKWTSLLVPPLTLLIINIIGVVVGISDAINNGYDSWGPLIGKLFFAFWVIVHLYPFLKGLMGKQDKVPTIIIVWSILLSSILSLLWVRINPFLDKGGIVLEVCGLNCDD; encoded by the exons ATGGATACCAAAGGCCGACTCATTGCTGGTTCTCACAACAGAAATGAGTTCGTTCTAATCAATGCTGATGAGGTTGCAAGA GTGACATCTGTGAAAGAGTTGAGCGGGCAAATTTGTCAGATCTGTGGGGATGAGGTAGAAGTCACCGTTGATGGAGAGCCATTTGTTGCGTGTAATGAATGTGCCTTTCCAGTTTGTAGACCTTGCTATGAATATGAAAGAAGAGAGGGCAATCAAGCTTGTCCTCAGTGCAAAACTAGATACAAGCGTCTCAAAG GTAGTCCTCGGGTTGAAggcgatgaagaagaagatgatattGATGATCTTGAGAATGAGTTTGACATTGCAAACAAGGATCCCAACAGTTTATCTGAGGCAATGCTCTATCCTCACCTCGCTGTCGGTCGTGGTTCTCATGCTAATGGTTATGGAAATACGGGTTCCGACCTCGACTCATCCGTTCCGACTGATATCCCTCTCCTCACCTATGGCCAAGAG GATGCTGGAATTTCCTCCGATAAGCACGCTCTAATTATTCCTCCTTTTATTAGCCGTGGGAAAAAGGTCCATCCAGTGCCATTCACTGATTCACCCATGTCCG CCAATCCAAGGCCTATGGATCCGAAAAAGGATTTAGCTGTGTATGGATATGGAACTGTTGCGTGGAAGGAACGAATGGAGGACTGGCggaagaaacaaaatgaaaggCTTCAAGTAATTAAGCATGAAGGTGGAGGTGGAAAAGGCGACGACGAGTTCGACGATACAGATTTGCCTAT GATGGATGAAGGGAGGCAACCACTTTCTCGAAAACTGCCTATCTCCTCGAGCAAGATAAATCCATACAGAATGATAATTGTACTTCGTATTGTCATCCTTTGCCTCTTTTTCCACTATCGTATCCTCCACCCTGTCTACGAGGCGTATGGTCTGTGGTTAACATCAGTAATATGTGAGATATGGTTTGCTGCATCATGGATATTGGATCAGTTTCCGAAATGGTGCCCCATTGTCCGAGAAACTTACCTTGATCGTTTATCGTTAAG ATATGAAAAAGATGGCAAGCCATCTGAGTTGGCTTCTATAGACATTTACGTCAGTACGGTGGATCCATTGAAGGAGCCTCCTCTCATCACAGCGAACACCGTCCTGTCTATCCTTGCTGTCGATTATCCGGTAGACAAGGTTTCATGCTACGTTTCAGATGATGGTGCTGCCATGCTTACTTTTGAAGCCCTTTCGGAAACTTCTGAGTTTGCAAGAAAATGGGTTCCTTTCTGCAAGAAGTTCAATATCGAACCTCGAGCCCCAGAGTGGTATTTTGCCCAGAAGGTCGACTATCTGAAAAACAAAGTTGATCCGACATTCGTCAGGGAACGACGTGCAATGaag AGGGACTATGAAGAATTTAAAGTTCGAATCAATGGGCTTGTTGCCATGGCTCAAAAAGTTCCCGAAGATGGATGGACAATGCAGGATGGAACTCCATGGCCCGGGAACAACGTCAGGGATCATCCTGGAATGATTCAG GTATTTCTTGGTCAAAACGGGGTTCGTGACTTGGAGGGAAATGAATTACCTCGTCTTGTATATGTATCTCGTGAGAAGAGGCCGGGATTCGATCACCACAAGAAAGCCGGTGCCATGAATGCTCTG GTGCGTGTCTCGGCAATCATCTCCAACGCTCCATACATTTTGAATGTCGATTGTGATCACTACATCAACAACAGCAAGGCACTTAGAGAAGCTATGTGCTTCATGATGGACCCAATTTCTGGAAAAAGAATATGCTATGTGCAGTTTCCACAAAGATTTGATGGGATTGATAGGCACGATCGATACTCAAATCGCAACGTTGTATTCTTCGAT ATCAACATGAAAGGATTAGATGGCATTCAAGGGCCGATTTATGTCGGAACTGGGTGTGTCTTCAGGAGGCAAGCTCTTTATGGGTATGATGCCCCTGCCAAGAAGAAAGCACCAAGAAGGACTTGTAATTGTCTGCCAAAATGGTGCTGCTGTTGCTGTGGAACTAGAAAGAAGACTAAACCAAAGACCAGTGATAAAAAGAAGTTAAAGACCAAAGATACGTCGAAGCAGATTCACGCACTCGAAAATATCGAGGAAGGTATTGAAG GAATAGATAATGAGAAATCATCACTGATGCCCCAAGTTAAGTTTGAGAAGAAGTTTGGGCAATCACCAGCATTCATTGCTTCCACCCTTATGGAAGATGGTGGCGTGCCTGGAGGCGGGACATCTGCTTCGTTGTTGAAAGAAGCCATCCACGTAATCAGTTGTGGTTATGAAGATAAATCCGAGTGGGGTAAAGAG GTAGGGTGGATCTATGGGTCTGTTACAGAGGATATTTTAACAGGTTTCAAGATGCATTGTCATGGATGGAGATCAGTTTATTGCATTCCTAAAAGGCCAGCATTCAAGGGTTCAGCTCCTATTAACTTGTCCGATCGTCTACACCAAGTTCTTCGGTGGGCTCTTGGATCTGTCGAAATTCTTTTAAGCAGGCACTGCCCAATATGGTACGGATACGGATGTGGTTTGAAATGGCTCGAGCGTTTCTCGTACATAAACTCCGTTGTTTATCCATTGACATCGATTCCATTGATCGCTTATTGTACCCTGCCCGCTGTCTGTCTGCTTACCGGGCAATTTATCGTCCCTGAG CTAAGCAACTATGCGAGTATCATTTTCATGGCCCTTTTCATATCTATAGCAGCAACCGGTATACTAGAAATGCAGTGGGGAGGTGTTGGGATTCACGATTGGTGGAGAAACGAGCAGTTCTGGGTTATCGGTGGTGCATCGTCCCATCTTTTTGCGCTTTTCCAGGGTCTGCTAAAGGTTTTGGCTGGTGTTAACACAAATTTCACGGTCACGTCGAAGGGAGGAGACGATGGGGAGTTTTCGGAGCTTTACCTCTTCAAATGGACATCGTTGTTGGTCCCTCCCTTGACCTTATTGATCATAAACATCATTGGAGTAGTCGTTGGAATTTCAGATGCCATCAACAATGGTTACGACTCATGGGGTCCGCTCATCGGTAAGCTTTTCTTTGCATTCTGGGTTATTGTCCATCTGTATCCATTCCTCAAGGGTTTGATGGGGAAGCAAGACAAGGTACCAACCATTATCATTGTGTGGTCAATTCTTCTATCATCCATCCTGTCACTTTTATGGGTCCGAATCAACCCGTTCCTCGACAAGGGTGGCATTGTATTGGAAGTCTGTGGGTTAAACTGTGACGACTAA